A region of the Parafrankia discariae genome:
CTGGCTGCCGAACTGGCGCCCTGGACGCGGGAGGGGCTTGTGGTGGAACTGGGCCACCGGGTCGCTGCCATCGCCATCTGAGGTACTGGGTCGCACCCGAACATCAGTTCGCACGAGGCGCACAATAGAAGGGTGCGTCTCACCGTCGACCGTGACTCTCTCGCTGATCTCGTCCCGTGGGCCGCCAGGACCCTCCCTGGCCGGGCAACCACCCAGCTCCAGGTCCTCGCGGGCCTGCTCCTCGAAGCCGGCGACAGCGCGCTGAGGGTCTCCGCCTACGACTACGAGGTGGCCGCCCACGCCGCGGCCGACGCCCGCGTCGTCGAGCCTGGCCGGGCGCTGGTCAACGGCAAGATGCTCGCCGAGGTCGTCAAGGCCCTGCCGAAGGCCCGCGTGGAGCTGGCCGTGGATGGCACCCGCCTGGCCATCACCAGCGGATCCGCCGCGTTCCGGCTGCCGATGCTGCCGGCCGAGGACTACCCGGCGCTCCCCGCGATGCCGCCCACGCTCGGCACGGTCGACGCCGGCCTGTTCGCCGCCGCGGTAGGTCAGGTCGCCATCGCCGCGGGCCGGGATGACACCCTGCCGGTGCTCACCGGCATCCGCCTGGAGCTCGGCCCCGAGACGCTGACCCTCGCGGCCACGGACCGGTACCGGCTCGCCGTGCGCACCATTCCCTGGGAGCCCGTCCCCGGCGCGGACCTGGCGCAGACCCTGCTGATCCCCGCCCGCACCCTCTCGGACATCGCCCGCGCGGCCGGCAACGGTCGGATCACCATCGCCGCAGTCGGCGCCATCAAGGCGGAGGGG
Encoded here:
- the dnaN gene encoding DNA polymerase III subunit beta; this encodes MRLTVDRDSLADLVPWAARTLPGRATTQLQVLAGLLLEAGDSALRVSAYDYEVAAHAAADARVVEPGRALVNGKMLAEVVKALPKARVELAVDGTRLAITSGSAAFRLPMLPAEDYPALPAMPPTLGTVDAGLFAAAVGQVAIAAGRDDTLPVLTGIRLELGPETLTLAATDRYRLAVRTIPWEPVPGADLAQTLLIPARTLSDIARAAGNGRITIAAVGAIKAEGRASGEPALAGFDVAGRITTTRLLEGTFPPYRKLLPDSTPLTAEVDIRPLADAVKRVSLVASRTAPVGLTFTPGHLVLDAGTGGEAQASETLAVAYDGPELTVQFNPAYLTDALGAIDGDLARFGFATVEPEIAAQKPAILTGKTGDGEIPDYRYLLMPIRLNS